The following proteins come from a genomic window of Candidatus Woesearchaeota archaeon:
- a CDS encoding 50S ribosomal protein L7ae, with protein sequence MANAEKALQAVEQARASGKIRKGTNEVTKAVERAQAKAVVIATDVSPKEIVMHLPLICKDKGIPCIEAGSKEELGAAAGLGVGTTAVAIVEEGNAKALIEELKKASEE encoded by the coding sequence ATGGCAAACGCTGAAAAAGCACTACAAGCAGTTGAACAAGCAAGAGCTTCTGGCAAGATCAGAAAAGGAACCAACGAAGTTACCAAAGCAGTTGAAAGAGCACAAGCAAAAGCAGTTGTCATCGCAACTGATGTATCACCAAAAGAAATTGTTATGCACCTTCCACTTATCTGTAAAGACAAAGGAATCCCTTGCATAGAAGCAGGATCCAAAGAAGAACTCGGCGCAGCAGCAGGACTTGGCGTCGGCACAACTGCAGTTGCAATTGTTGAAGAAGGCAATGCAAAAGCGCTCATTGAAGAGCTCAAAAAAGCAAGTGAGGAATAA